One Curtobacterium herbarum genomic window carries:
- a CDS encoding WhiB family transcriptional regulator: MIRVSASDFEAGVPDDWHVDPVALGVPGVRRPSEADEENPLSWQVDSLCAQTDPEAFFPEKGGSTREAKKICTSCEVRSQCLEYALENDERFGIWGGLSERERRKLRKRA, translated from the coding sequence GTGATCAGGGTGAGCGCATCCGACTTCGAAGCCGGAGTGCCGGACGACTGGCACGTCGATCCCGTCGCCCTCGGCGTCCCGGGGGTCCGTCGGCCGTCCGAGGCAGACGAGGAGAACCCGCTCTCGTGGCAGGTCGACTCGCTCTGCGCGCAGACCGACCCCGAGGCCTTCTTCCCTGAGAAGGGTGGCTCCACCCGCGAGGCGAAGAAGATCTGCACCTCGTGCGAGGTCCGGTCGCAGTGCCTCGAGTACGCACTCGAGAACGACGAGCGCTTCGGCATCTGGGGCGGCCTCTCCGAGCGCGAACGTCGCAAGCTCCGCAAACGCGCCTGA